Below is a window of Rhinoraja longicauda isolate Sanriku21f chromosome 10, sRhiLon1.1, whole genome shotgun sequence DNA.
GAGGAGCTTCTCGTGGAAGTCCTTGGCTCCCATGGTCTCCCGCATCTTGGAGCAGATGTAAATGACAGTGGTGGGGCTACTCAGGTGCCGCAGAGTTTGAATCAGGCTTTCGAAATGTTGCGGGCTGTAGACGATGTCCGAGCCCAGGACCACGTCAAAGTCGGCGGGGAACTCGCTCTGGTCTTCGCCCCAGCGGAGAGGGCACACGGCCGCCCGGGACCGGTTGGACTCGGGGACGTTGGTGGCCACGTTGAACTCGATCTGGCACAGAACGGAGGGCTGGTCTGTCAGGGTGACGTTTCCACCTGTGAGGCcaaggttttagatttagatttagagatacagcgcggaaacaggcccttcggcccactgagtccgcgccgcccagcaatccccgcacactaacactatcctacacccactagggacaatttttacattttacccattcaattaacctacaaacctgtacgtctttggagtgtgggaggaaaccgaagatctcggagaaaacccacgcaggtcacggggagaacgtacaaactccgtacagacggcgcccgtagtcgggatcgaacccgggtctccggcgctgcgaggcagcaactctatcgctgcgccaccctgttCTTCCAGCAAAGGATTTGACAAATGCAGTTGTCCAAGTAGAGTTAGCCAAAGAGATCATGTGACCCGTGGGCATGATTGGCCCACACTAATGTGGTGGAAGATTATGTTCCTTGAGCTACAAATCCTTCTGATTTCTAAagctgtttttagtttagtttttgtttagtgattggaacagaattaggccattcggcccatcgtctactcccccattcactcacggctgatctatctctccctcctgaccccattctcctgctttctccccataacccctgacacccgcactgatcaagaatctatctctgtcttaaaaatatctactgacttggcctccacagcccgctgtggcaaagaattccacagattcaccaccctctgtctaaagaaatttagTCGcgctctatatggagtttgtacgttctccccgtgacctgcgtgggttttctctgagatcatcggtatcctcccacactccaaagatgtacaggtttgtatattaattggcttggtaaatgtaaaaattgtcgctggtgggtgtaagatggtgttagtgtgtggggatcgctggtcggcgcggacccggtgggctgaagggcctgtttccgcgctgtatctctaaactaaactaaactaaaccaaactaaaatcaaTAGATCAGacggtatctgtggagggaaatggacaatcaaaattttgggtcgggacccttcttcacactgagggaGAACAGGGGAGAAGGCTGGGAGAGACAGATGAGGGGCAGTGGCAGGACACAacgtggcaagtgatgggtggataaggGTGAGGAGCGGAAAGTCAGGTGGGGGAGACAAGAGATAGTAACCAAGACTGGAGGGAAGTGGAGCCAAAAGTGTGCAGATGTGGAACCGGGTAAGGAAGGAAGAttgggagtgaaatgtaaacaaGGTGGATGGGAATGGGGgtggaagtagggttgccaactatctcactcccaaataaggggcaagctgacgtcaccgccccgcgccccacgtgacctcatacagccaggggccacgtgctcccgttccaccaatggtggccgcctggaccgagaggcgggttgctaagcaacctccgttaggcagcgcccgagcctatactgtccggacctacagcgtccagacctacagcgcccgggcctacagcatccgggcctacagcgtctgggcctacagcacccgggcctatagcatccgggcctatagcatccgggcctacagcgccccccgggcctaatatgggacaagggcggtcccgtatgggacaaaccaatttagcccaaaatacgggatgtcccggctaatacgagacagttggcaacccaaggtgGAAGGAAAATAGGGGAGTCAAGGTAGGGagaaataggcaatagacaatagacaataggtgcaggagtaggccattcagcccttcgagccagcaccaccattcaatgcgatcatggctgatcattctcaatcagtaccccgttcctgccttctccccataccccctgactccgctatccttaagagctctatccagctctctcttgaaagcatccaacgaactggcctccactgccttctgaggcagagaattccacaccttcaccactctctgaaaaagttcttcctcatctccgttctaaatggcctaccccttattcttaaactggggccccttgttctggactcccccaacattgggaacatgtttcctgcctctaatgtgtccaatcccctaattatcttatatgtttcaataagatcccccctcatccttctaaattccagtgtatacaagcctaattgctccagcctttcaacatacgacagtcccgccattccgggaattaacctagtgaacctacgctgcacgccctcaaatgaGCATATaggagagagaaagaaactggTTGATGGAGGCAGGGGAAGTCCAACTTAAGAGTCTCAATGGATGGAGgagcagagggagagacagaactCCAAAAGAAACAAGATCGAaagttattttgagaggactagaatacaaaaacagggatgtaatactgaggctctagAAGGCGCTGGTCAGGACGCATTTGGATTactgtgagtaattttgggccccatatatgaggaaggatgtgctggctctggagacggtccagaggaggtttacacgaatgatcccaggaataagtgggttaacctatgatgagcgtttgacagcactgggcctgtactcgctggagtttagaaggttgaggggggaacctcattgaaacgtactgcatagtgaaaggcctggatagagtggatgtggagaggatgtttccactagtggtagggtctaggaccagagggcatagcctcagcatAGAGggacgttctttgaggaaggagatgaggaggaatttcaagtctttgccacagacggtggtggaggccaagtcaatggatatttttaaggcagagatagacagattcctgattggtacgggtgtcagaggttatggggagagggcaggagaatggggttaggagggagagatggatcagccatgattgagtggcggagtagacctgaaaaaaaatggcctaattgtgcacttatgaacttatgaccttgtaAAGGGAAGTCTATAAGGACTGGGATCCACTTCGGGAAGTACGGAATAAAAAAAGAGTTCAACATTAGACCATATTTGGAGCATTTTGAAGAGCCCCAACCTCTGTATTGTCGAGACACTGGAAAAGATGCAAAAACTATTTACTGGATAACATCTGTAAGAAAACTAGGAGACAGAGGTATATCTGGTCGTAGAGCTTTCAGAGATAGGAATGTGTTCGAGGAAGTCAACACAAAGGCCGGAAGATCtgaagcaaggcctttgatacaaGATGCTCAATGATAAACCTGGAGGAACTTCAGAAGAAGCCATCTTCCCCTGAACTGTTGAGAAGATAGGACTTAATTCCATGAGGAACATTGAAGCAACATTCACCAAATCACTGGTTAGGCCACACGGAGTATTATTAGAGTATTATACGCCGTTCTGCTTGCCATATATTGGATAAATGCCAAGGGATTACTTTGGAGAGAGGCTGGAGGCAATTTCACCAGGACGCTGCCTAAATTGGAAGACGTTAGCAAATTTGGGCCCTATAGCtggggaaggatgtgttggctctggagaggtgcaaagagacttgggaacTAATTTGTAAGTCGAACCGgtcgtaaggaaggcaaattcaatgaggACTGAATATCAAGAGgacttatatcaagaggactgctgtacaaaaacagagattgtaatgctgaggctctacaaggcactggtgaggccgcatttggagtactgtgagcaaatctgggtcccatatctgaggaatgatgtgctggttctggagaggaggtttacaagaatgatcccaggaatgagtgggttagcagatgatgagcgtttgacagcactgggcctgtactcgctggagtttagaaggttgaggggggacctcattgaaacttacagaatagtgaaaggcattgatagagtggatgtggagaggatgtttccactggtgggagagtcttgaaccagaggtcacagcctcagaattaaagggcactcttttagaaaggaggtgaggaggaacttctttagtcagagggtagttaatctgtggaacttattgccacagagggctgtggaggccaagtcagtggatatttttaaggcagagatagacacattatTAATTagagcaggtgtcaggggttatggggagaaggcaggagaacgggattaggaggcagagatcagccatgattgaatggcggagtggactcaatgggccgaatggcctaattctgctcctataactcgtGAGCTTGTGAtgcggggagaggttggacagactaggtTTGTTTTCCCTGCAGTGAAGAGGGCTGAGCGGTGAGTGGTGAGGTTGAAGGAtggaagattatgagaggcatagatagtcaaAAACATTGTCCCATGACAGGGGCATCAAAATCAATAGGTCATAAGTTTAAGGAAAGTTTtaaagagggtgagggaggggcaagTCTTATTTTACAAGCACAGAGTATCTGGAGCTCACTGCCGTAGGAGATTGTGGCGTTAGATACAATTACAACGCTTAAGAGACATTCATACAGACATTTGAATAGCAAGGAacccataatgctggagtaactcagcgggacaggcagaatctctggacagaaggaatgggtgacgtttcgggtctgaagaagggtctcgacccgaaacgtcaaccattcctccttctctccagagatgcggcctgtcccgctgggttactccagcattgtgcgtctgccttcagtttaatccagcatctgcagctccttcctgcacaaggaaGAGAAAGGCACAGGCACACGGAGTGCCGTTGGGCAGTGGCTTCCACCTACTCACCCAGCAGCGTGGCAAGGATTCCCACGATCCCAGTGCCGGATCCCAATTCAATCACCTTCTTCCCTGAAAAATCGATCTTTTCTTGCTGGAAGTACCGGCAGAGAACAAGGCCCTGGAAGACAATGTTGGGTTGACATCAGAGCTGGTGGATCCACAACGTTTAACaataaatcttctggaattctttgaggatgtaactaggaaaattgacaggggagagccggtggatttgatgtaccttgactttcagaaagcctttgacaaggttccacataggagattagtgggcaaaattagagcacatggtattggaggtagggtactgacatggatagaagattggttgacagacagaaagcaaagagtggggataaatgggtccctttcagaatggcaggcagtgactagtgggaccgcagctatttacaatatacattaatgacttggatgaagggattaaaagtaccattagcaaatttgcagatgatacaaagctgggtggtagtgtgaactgtgaggaagatgctatgaggctgcagggtgacttggacaggttgtgtgagtgggcggatgcatggcagatgcagtttaatgtggataagtgtgaggttatacactttggtgataagaataggaaggcagattattatctgaatggtgtcaagttgggacgtacaacgagatctgggtggcctagtgcattagtcactgaaaggaagcatgcaggtatagcaggcagtgaagaaagccaatggaacgttggccttcataacaagaggagttgagtataggagcaaagaggtccttctgcagttgtacagggccctagtgagaccgcacctggagtactgtgtgcagttttggtctccaaatttgaggaaggatattcttgctattgagggcatgcagcgtaggtttacttggttaattcccggaatggcgggactgtcatatgttgaaagactggagtgactaggcttgtatacactggaatctagaaggatgagaggagatcttatcgaaacatataagattattaaggggttggacacgttagaggcaggaaacatgacttggataggttgggtgaatgggcagatgcatgcatggcagatacagtataatgtggataaatgtgaggttatccactttggtggcaagaacaggaaggcagattattatctgaatggtgtcagattaggaaaaggggaggttcaacgagacctgggtgtgcttgtacatcagtcactgaaagtaagcatgcaggtacagcaggcagtgaagaaagctaatggcatgttggccttcattgagagaggattggagtttaggagcaaggacgtcctactgcagttgtacagggccctggtgagaccgcacctggagtattgtgtgcaattttggtctcctaatttgaggaaggacattattgctattgagggagtgcagcgtaggttcaccaggttaattcccaggatggcgagactgacatatgatgaaagaatgggtcgactgggcttgtatttgttggaatttagaaggatgagtggggatcttataaaaacatttaaaattcttgaaggattggacaggctagatgcaggaaaaatgttcccgatgttgggggtgtccagaaccaggggtcacagtttaagaataaggggtgggccatttagaacggagatgaggaaaaactttttcacccagagagttgtgaagctctggaactctctgcctcagaaggcagtggaggccaattctctggatgctttcaaaagagagttagatacagctcttaacgatagcggagtcaagggatatggggagaaggcaggaatggggtacagattgtggatgatcagccatgatcatggtgaattacggtgctggctcgaagggccaaatggcctcctcctgcacctgttgtctattgtccaccagTTACGATGTGGTTCCATTCCCAAGAACCATCTGTAACCCCTACCATTCAAAAGTTGGAAATATAGTCATCTGGCAATATATGTTAACAAGAATATTGGTCAACCAAGGCCAACATGGAGTTAAACCAGGCCGTTGGTACAAACTAAGATTCTACCCACCAGAAGATgccagctagacacaaaatgctggagtaactcaggcagcatctttggagagaaggaatgggggacgtttcgaggTGTCCTCTTCCTGTCTTCCCCTGAATCCATGCCCTGCCTCCTTGCCAGAACATAGCAGGTGTTATAATTTCCAGGCAACCATGTTGTGGATTTGCAGCTTTCCCAGATCCACATTCTGGCTTTCTACTTTCCATCCCTGGGCCTCAGGTGCTGGTTAAAAGCTTCCTGAACACAGCGTACCCTATTTATCATCTCTGCAGTCCATTTTTTATTAATTCATTCAGAATCGGAGGTctgagtgaaacatagaaacatagaaaataggagtggGAGTAGgccacattcggcccttcgagccagcaccgccattcaatatgatcatggctgaccatccagtgccccgttcctgctttctccccatatcccttgattccgttagccctaagagctaaatctaactttctcttgaaaacatccagcgaattggcttccactgccttttgtggcagagaattccacagattcacaactctctgggtgaaaaagattttcctcatctcagtcctaaatggccttaccccatattcttaaactaccCCTTAAATTCTGTGACCCCCtcgttcaggactcccccaacatggggtacatgtttcctgcatctagcgtgtctaatcccttaataattttatatgtttctataaagtcccctctcatctttttaaattccagtgaatcccagatggcagtcacggtggcacagcggtagagttgctgccttacagcgaatgcagcgccggagacccaggttcgatcccgaccacgggtgctgtctgtacggagtttgtacgttctccccgtgacctacgtgggttttctccgagatcttctgtttcctcccacactccaaagacgtgcaggtttgtaggttaatcggctgggcaaatgtaaaaattgtccctagtgggtgtaggatagtgttaatgtgcggggatcgctggtcgacgcggacccggtgggccgaaggggcctgtttccactctgcatctctaaactaaactaaactaaaatgtctgaagtagggtctcaacccgaaacgtcacccattccttctctcccgagatgctgcctgacccgctaagttactccaacattttgtgaataaataccttcgatttgtaccagcatctggagttgttTTCTTACATTAAAATGTAAGCCCAGTCGGCCCAGTGAAAAGAGGAAGGAGAA
It encodes the following:
- the LOC144597717 gene encoding EEF1A lysine methyltransferase 3-like; this encodes MEPSKLESRYHFCGKALKITRDFSNNLGISAIIWESGLVLCRYFQQEKIDFSGKKVIELGSGTGIVGILATLLGGNVTLTDQPSVLCQIEFNVATNVPESNRSRAAVCPLRWGEDQSEFPADFDVVLGSDIVYSPQHFESLIQTLRHLSSPTTVIYICSKMRETMGAKDFHEKLLPQYFDWEIVHRNEEKEINVYRVTKKNPGPNDQPLP